In Musa acuminata AAA Group cultivar baxijiao chromosome BXJ2-3, Cavendish_Baxijiao_AAA, whole genome shotgun sequence, the following proteins share a genomic window:
- the LOC103977030 gene encoding probable xyloglucan endotransglucosylase/hydrolase protein 26, which translates to MAAFDGALVHADFYNDVDFVWGYQNAGIWNDGNSLSLMLDNVSGCGMVTKNQYLFGSIEVQIKLVKGNSAGTVTAYYLSSTGDKHDEIDFEFLGNETGQPYIIHTNIFTRGVGNREEQFYPWFDPSDDFHNYTIHWNPSQVVWLVDGIPIRVFRNYESYGVPFPNRQAMRAYSSIWEADEWATRGGLVKIDWNSAPFVAYYRYLQLRACPWYGPSSSGECSAASPANWWTSPEYSTLTYQEQGQMKWARDNFMIYDYCKDTERFDGAMPPECSLPKY; encoded by the exons atGGCTGCCTTTGATGGAGCTCTGGTTCATGCTGACTTCTACAACGACGTAGACTTTGTCTGGGGCTATCAGAACGCAGGAATCTGGAACGACGGAAATAGCCTTTCTCTCATGCTCGACAATGTCTCAG GTTGCGGGATGGTGACGAAGAATCAGTATCTCTTTGGAAGCATCGAAGTGCAGATCAAACTGGTGAAGGGGAACTCTGCTGGCACTGTAACAGCGTACTAT TTGTCTTCGACAGGGGATAAGCATGACGAGATAGACTTTGAGTTCCTCGGAAATGAGACCGGACAACCCTACATCATCCACACAAACATCTTCACGCGAGGCGTGGGGAACAGAGAGGAGCAGTTCTATCCTTGGTTCGACCCCTCGGATGACTTCCACAACTACACCATTCACTGGAACCCATCCCAAGTCGT GTGGTTGGTCGACGGGATTCCGATCAGAGTCTTCAGGAACTACGAGAGCTACGGAGTTCCATTTCCCAATCGGCAAGCGATGAGAGCCTACTCCAGCATCTGGGAGGCTGACGAGTGGGCAACAAGAGGTGGGCTGGTAAAGATCGACTGGAATTCTGCACCTTTCGTGGCCTACTACCGGTACCTGCAGCTGAGAGCTTGTCCATGGTATGGGCCAAGCAGCAGCGGCGAGTGCTCTGCAGCTTCCCCGGCTAATTGGTGGACCTCGCCGGAGTACAGCACACTGACTTACCAAGAACAGGGACAGATGAAATGGGCGAGAGACAACTTCATGATCTACGATTACTGCAAAGATACAGAGAGGTTCGATGGAGCAATGCCCCCTGAATGCTCTCTTCCCAAGTATTAG